The Vicia villosa cultivar HV-30 ecotype Madison, WI linkage group LG1, Vvil1.0, whole genome shotgun sequence genome includes a region encoding these proteins:
- the LOC131618987 gene encoding uncharacterized protein LOC131618987, whose translation MDESVFGIEFKSHITIDDLQEIFDQDQLGVSNMQSYIRLLYDRVLRGTALSNRFRFVSSAHCSGMEIVSDPESVRQRLVDRFMSTGNTECLHLWAYNTRPVGAHWLLLAINPIREVVYYLNSVKGEWTNYPAMKEIVDLSIQVFRSQRDAQVSRTKSNNITWIEVQCPIQRNSSDCGYFVLRFMKEIIQANQLEIPPTYLDEFRAAGYSKLKLEEIKEELCQFYIKQFFMQI comes from the exons atggatgaaagtgtcttcggtattgagttcaagtcacatattacaattgacgacttgcaagagatttttgaccaggatcaactaggcgtcagtaatatgcaatcatacatccg gttgttgtatgacagagtgttgcgcgggactgcattgtctaacagattccggttcgtgtcttccgcccattgcagcggaatggaaattgtttcggatccggaatctgttagacagcgcttagtcgatagattcatgtccaccggcaatacagaatgtctgcatctttgggcgtataatacccgaccagtagg agcacactggttgctgcttgctatcaacccgataagggaagtcgtgtattatctgaattcggtaaagggtgaatggaccaattatccggccatgaaggaaatcgttgattt atcaatacaagtattccgtagtcaacgggacgcacaggtatcccggactaaatcaaacaacatcacctggatcgaagtgcag tgtccgatacagcgtaacagttcagactgcggatactttgtattgaggtttatgaaagaaatcattcaggcgaatcaattagagattcctcccacg taccttgacgaattccgtgctgctgggtactcgaagctaaagttagaagaaatcaaagaggaattgtgtcaattttatattaagcaatttttcatgcagatttga